One genomic region from Magallana gigas chromosome 3, xbMagGiga1.1, whole genome shotgun sequence encodes:
- the LOC136273479 gene encoding uncharacterized protein, giving the protein MRTGLSFLLLWSTRLIGSDAMLIRSNPSYVSVWRPMTANSEHSRLTLRHDLNEDPAYVKVEGRTDTGFIFPAFGSSQQDDDTGTLYGGVVFVYNLTHIDIFVSHINNNNRKRNWTAIYTGDESKWSGPKYLNRRYESIAVQAKVWRSRDLPPPTWSNTTRVTNRTLII; this is encoded by the exons GTTCAGATGCAATGTTAATTCGATCCAACCCTAGCTATGTGAGTGTTTGGAGACCGATGACCGCAAACTCTGAACATTCAAGACTGACCCTCCGGCATGACCTTAACGAAGATCCTGCTTATGTCAAGGTCGAAGGTCGTACAGATACTGGGTTTATATTTCCCGCGTTTGGTTCCTCCCAGCAGGATGACGACACTGGTACACTGTATGGGGGCGTGGTGTTCGTCTACAACTTAACTCACATCGATATATTTGTCTCAcatatcaacaacaacaaccggAAAAGGAACTGGACAGCAATATATACAG gaGATGAATCTAAATGGAGTGGTCCTAAATATCTCAATCGGAGGTATGAATCCATTGCTGTTCAGGCAAAGGTGTGGCGATCACGTGACCTTCCTCCGCCTACTTGGAGTAACACAACTAGGGTTACTAACCGAA CTTTGATCATCTGA
- the LOC109621052 gene encoding uncharacterized protein: MHSLNRYPDLIVVQIRKGHTLSQGQGLSSLGNTTSEIFHFGGVLYGTNESHVQLWSPCDVTGMLNYESLIAVADGWGEKGFKLLIRDGFLTVTAWDLKEFHRDERVLIKHLKEVEADNFQIMANLTPYNLINIQLHVLEGANKGFRFDGVGSVMNEAPPYGGLVYGYNDSMVAIWVPTSLKRNSGNAAVFMLGRIWGSGFNEQMTNNVTIVIKVMDMLVPTCLLEVGSLKTRRLESSNHDKYNDSTLKFSVGDQITLTCKTGLYSSEQNVTMACAHRNNGSWDRHLPEECYKLCPDIDPTTLNTEIMQNDNTTRPGRTVLYACSPRYRHVSGDLIRRCRKDGSWSGTAPVCEECKCPCSLVGSVPIKSNETEKLKQRIRELRSSLSVQKNMTAKARRQKVCASDPRPSARMLGIVFCVGVLTVVISAIAYMDLSSFIFII; this comes from the exons atgcaTTCATTAAATAGATATCCCGACTTGATCGTTGTACAAATACGAAAAGGGCACACTCTATCCCAGGGCCAAG GTTTGTCCTCACTGGGTAATACAACATCGGAAATATTTCACTTTGGTGGAGTGCTCTACGGAACAAATGAGTCCCATGTACAGCTGTGGTCGCCTTGTGACGTTACTGGAATGTTGAATT ATGAATCGTTAATAGCCGTTGCAGACGGATGGGGAGAAAAGGGTTTTAAGTTACTTATTCGCGATGGATTTCTTACAGTCACTGCTTGGgatttgaaagaatttcatAGAGATGAGAGGGTTctaataaaacatttgaaagaAGTTGAAGCAGATAACTTCCAAATTATGGCAAACTTAACACCTTACAATTTGATAAACATTCAG CTGCATGTGCTAGAAGGCGCAAACAAAGGTTTCCGGTTTGATGGCGTCGGGTCTGTGATGAATGAAGCTCCGCCATACGGGGGACTCGTGTACGGCTACAACGACTCTATGGTAGCAATCTGGGTACCCACCTCTTTAAAACGAAACAGCGGAAATGCGGCTGTTTTTATGTTGGGAAGAATTTGGGGATCAGGATTTAACGAACAAATGACAAACAATGTGACTATTGTTATTAAAGTCATGGATATGTTAG TGCCTACCTGTCTACTTGAAGTTGGTTCTTTAAAAACACGCAGACTTGAATCATCCAATCATGACAAATACAACGATTCCACGTTGAAGTTTTCTGTTGGAGATCAAATCACATTAACATGCAAAACTGGTTTATATTCTTCGGAACAGAATGTGACCATGGCGTGTGCACATAGAAACAATGGTAGCTGGGATCGGCACCTACCAGAAGAATGTTACA AATTGTGTCCAGATATCGATCCAACAACACTGAACACAGAAATTATGCAAAACGATAATACTACTAGACCCGGAAGAACTGTTTTGTACGCATGCTCACCTAGATACAGACACGTTAGTGGCGATCTTATTCGAAGATGTCGTAAAGATGGTAGTTGGAGTGGAACAGCGCCTGTTTGTGAAG AATGCAAGTGTCCTTGTTCACTGGTTGGCTCGGTACCCATCAAGTCAAACGAAACAGAAAAACTCAAACAACGAATCAGAGAGCTACGATCTTCGTTGTCCGTACAGAAAAATATGACGGCTAAAGCTAGACGTCAAAAAGTATGCGCCTCTGACCCCCGACCCTCTGCCAGGATGCTAGGAATAGTGTTCTGTGTGGGAGTTTTAACGGTTGTTATTTCTGCCATTGCGTACATGGATTtgtcttcttttatttttatcatctga